TCTTTCGGATATGATCATCGATATTTCTCAGGGTTTAGCTGACTATTCTCTCATTCAGACTTCCGTGTTGCAGCATTTCGGATTTAAGAAAGAAGAAGAATACTTGGAATTTACAAAAAAAGTTTTAAAAGAATATCAGGACTTTAATAAGAAATCTTAAGAATTCTTTTCCAGAATCACTTTTACAAATTTTGAAAGTGATTTTGCCGCTTCGTGAAAGTCCTTCGGTTTTAATTCTTCCGGTCTTTTATCCGCGTCGATCTTTGCGTTTTCTAAAGCCTTGAAACATTCGGCGCGAAACGATTCTTCCAAAAAATTCTTAGATGTATGCACTTCGAGAGGAAGGGAAGTAATCGGCGCGTCCCGAAACGAAGAAGTCAACTTTTTACGTTTTCCCCAGAACGCCATTCTACAAAGACATTCCAGAGCGATAAAACCGAACTCATCGTCAAACGCGGGTTTGGCTCTATATTCTAAGATGGAAGAATCCACATTGGGTCTTGGATAAAAGGCGCCGGCCTTGATATTTTTTTTGAGTTTCCAGTTTCCGTAAGCGGATAAATAGAATTGAATCGAAGAGGCTTCCTTTGAGATTCTTTTTGCAAATTCTTTCTGAACCAAGAAGGTTGCTCCCACAAGTCCCTTCAGATTTTTTACGGCGCTCAAAGTAAGTTCGGAAGAAATGTAATAGGGAAGATTTCCAAAAAGATAAACCTTTTGATTTTCATATTCCGAAAGAAAGCCCAGAGCGTCGCCTTCTCTGAGTTCGAATTCGGGAAGGTATTCCCGCAACCAAGTCGCATAAACCGGATCGATTTCAAAGAGAGTTACCGGCTTGTGAAAATCCAAAAGCCCGTGAGAGATCGCGCCGAGTCCGGGGCCGATCTCCAAGATTCGATCGATGGAAGGAAGAAGATCGGAACTCAAACCGGAAAGGATGATTTGAATCGCATTCGGATCGATGAGGAAATTTTGTCCCCATCTTTTGAGAGGAGCCGAAGACTTGGATTCCAGAAATTTCCGAATCTCAGAAACTTTTCGAAAGGGGTATTCTCTGGAGCTCATCTTTCTCCAGAAACATCCAACTCTCCGAAAGCCCAAGCAGTTTTCGATTTCGATTCCAGACTTCCGCACGATCCTTGCTCCCAAAAGGAGTTTC
This is a stretch of genomic DNA from Leptospira tipperaryensis. It encodes these proteins:
- the rsmA gene encoding 16S rRNA (adenine(1518)-N(6)/adenine(1519)-N(6))-dimethyltransferase RsmA is translated as MSSREYPFRKVSEIRKFLESKSSAPLKRWGQNFLIDPNAIQIILSGLSSDLLPSIDRILEIGPGLGAISHGLLDFHKPVTLFEIDPVYATWLREYLPEFELREGDALGFLSEYENQKVYLFGNLPYYISSELTLSAVKNLKGLVGATFLVQKEFAKRISKEASSIQFYLSAYGNWKLKKNIKAGAFYPRPNVDSSILEYRAKPAFDDEFGFIALECLCRMAFWGKRKKLTSSFRDAPITSLPLEVHTSKNFLEESFRAECFKALENAKIDADKRPEELKPKDFHEAAKSLSKFVKVILEKNS